A segment of the Gemmatimonadales bacterium genome:
CAGGGTCCCAGCACCACCAGCACATCTTCCTTGGCAGCCGTGATGCAGTGCCCGGCGCGGATGAGCAGCGATGAGACATCGGTGATGGCCTCGGGGTCGGGCCGATCCTCAACGGCGCCACTGAGTGCCAGCTGCTTGAGCTGCGCCTCCAGCTCCATCAGGCTCCGGCGACTTGCCCGTTCGAGCTCGACGATCAGGGTTGAGGCCGGTACCGCGATGAAGCGCGCCGGCTTCGTCGCGGTGCGCCGAGCCGCCCCTCGTCGAACCAGCCCGTCCAAGGCTTGGTATGTGTTAGCTCTGGCCAGTCCGGCGGCTCGAGCTACGCCGTAACCGGTGGCCGGCCCTGCCGTTAGGAGGGTAACGTAGACTTTGGTTTCGGTGGGCGTGAAGCCGAAGGGCTCAAGGAGCATGATAGTAGTAGTTATAACTACTACCACAAAAGTCAACCACAGACCATGCTAGCGTGCGGTAAGCTCCCAGCCGGCGATCCGCGCGATCAACGCCATCCGGAAAGTAACGTCCGCAAGTCGCGCCTCGGCCCGTTTGGTATCCACTTCGAGCGGGAACGCGTGGTAGGACCACGGAGCCTTGCGCTTGGGCATGGTGCGCAGGTTCCTGGGGCGCCAAACACCTTCGCCGTCGCACTCCCGAAGCAGCCGGCCCCAGAGCTTCGCGGCGCCTGGTGAGTGGTGCATCACGCCGAGCCGGGCCAACAGTTCCAGCCAGTACAGCGCGAACGGCAGGTCAGCGGCCTGGCCGGATGCGCGTACGTGCAGCGGATCCCCAAGGAGCAGGAAGTTGGGCTTGAGCGCCTTTTTACCGCAGACTACCGTGAAGGTCTTCTTCGTCGCGGCGCTTTGCAGGTAGGCACTCAGGCGCTCGACGAGGCCTGCACGCTCGCGCTGCACGGCCGGCAGGTAGGCCATGAGCGCCACGGAAAAGATCGTCGGCGGGTGCGCGCCAGGATGAAGAACCCAGAGGCGCCCGCTCTTGGCGAACGGGTCGTTGGCGAGCTCGCTCCTCAGGAACTGCGACAGTGCGTTCGCGATCCGGTGGGCCGCGCCTCGGACCCGCGGATCCTCACCCAACCCGGCGTGCGCCAATGCCGTTGCTGCCGCCTCGCGAACGACTTCCCGGATCCACGGCTCAGCTCCGGGTTCGGCCGCACCGTACTTTCGGTACTCGAAAAGCAGGCTCGGGTCGTCGTCACGCGAAAGCAACCTGAAGAGCAGCCGACTCCCCAGCCTGCCCGCGCGGCTGTCTTGAGTGGAACCGAGCTCGACCAGCCTGCGGTACTGGTGGATCGTCCCGACGTCCTTGATGCCTGCGGCCTTGTTCGGCGAGATCCCGAGAAGGTTGCCGCCCCAAGCGCCGTCGGACTTCTGCTTCTTTCCGACCTGGCGCACGCCGGGATACTGATCCATCTCGGCTCGCAGGCCGTCCAGCTGGGCGGCGCCGAGCGTGCCCGGGAAGATTTCCGTCGCCGTGCGATACCGGATTGCCGGGCAAGCGTTCGCGAGTAGCCAGGAAACAGGAACCTGGTGGGATGTCGGCAGGGGGTGAGTCAGGGAGCCGCCTCCTCGATGCCGAAAGGGGTCAGTTGGCGCGCAAACTTACGCAGTTGCCGTGGTTTAGGCTAGTGGTCGCCAGGCGACTGGAGGTCTGGAAGCCGCCTGAGGAATCCAGCGATCAGGGCTGCCACTTCGGCGGGTCGCTCGACATGCGGGCGGTGCCAGCTGCGGGCTACGACGTGGAATTCCGATGTTGGCAGGGCGTTGGCTAGTGCCCGGCCGAGTTCTACCGACACGGTGAGATCGTATTCGCCCCACAGGATGATAATTGGCAGCTGCAGCCGTCTCGCTCGGTCCGGGCTGATATAGAAGAAATCGAATTCCCGCAACACAGCTTGGAGCGCAGTGACGTAATCGGCATCGGTCGCTGGATTGTACGCCATGGCGCTGTCCGACTCTGCCAGCCAGGCCGGATCATGAGCGCCCGCGAACCTCATCCGGAATGCCTCGTATCCGGCAATGCCGCGGCGCACCAGGTCGCGGTTCCTCTCGCTCGTGGCGCCGGCTCCTCTCAGCCACGGTGCGCTCACGACCGCCGGATCGATCATCGCGAGACCGCGGACGCGGTCGGGAGCGGCCACTGTGACGGCTGCTGCCACGGCGCCTCCCATCGAGTGGCCAACGAGCACCGCGCGCCGGATGTCGAGGGTGTCCATCGCGCGGAGGACTGCTGACGCCAGGGAGTCTGTCGAGTATCCGGTGCGCGGCTTGGACGACGAGCCGAAGCCGGGCAGGTCGAGCGCAACCACGTCGGCTTCCCGCGACAGGCGGTCGAAGACGCCTTCCCACGCGAGCAGCGACTCGCCGAATCCGTGCAGCAGAACGACGACCGGCCCGGCGCCCGCCCTGACCGCCCGTAGCCGCAGGCTGCCTGAGCCCACGGTGATGGCGCGGTGTGGCGGCGCGAGCGGCTCGCTCACCGGTGAGGAGGTTGCCAAGCCGGCGACGGTCACGGCGCCGGCCACCAGAACGGCTCGGCGCAGCCGCCCGAAGAAAACCATCTCCTGTCTACTGCCCGAGGCCGAGCACCCGGAGCCGCGTCAGCAGAGCCCGACCAGCGGTTCCGCGTTCCGAGGTGAGCACCAGAAGATCGGGCCCGTCGAACGCCACCCCTTCTCCCTGCGACTCGACGACCGGGATCGGTATGCCATCAGGCGGGGTGAGGGGCACATCGAAGGCGCCGGCCCTGCGCCGGAAGAAGTGCATGCTGACGTAAGTGCGCACCGCGAGCACGTCTCCGCTCGGGGAGAGCGCCGCTCCGGTTACGAGCCGTCCGCGCACGAGGTTGACGCTGATCGGGAGCGTGCCGGCGAACTCGAGCAGCGCCGCACCGTTGCGGGTCGGGAGCCGGGTCTGAAAAACGCTTGGCGGGCCGGTGCGGTCCTTCGTCACGATCATCAGGATCCGTCCGTGGGCGACAACGAGCGCCTCGGCGTCGTGGGGACGGTCGGGATAGCGCAACACGATGGAGTCCAGTGGGCCAACGGAGCGGAGCGTATCGCCGGGGCCGTCCGGTGGGTCGGGTTCCGGGACGCGGTAGACGACCACGTAGGGCCGGGCGCCGGCGTTGTCCCCGATGTCGGCCACGTAAAGACAGGCGCGGGAGGTGACGACGCACGGCGCGAGGGTCAAGTCCTCCCAGTCAACGTTCTGCGCGGCAGTGACGCGCACGTAGCCCAGATCCCGGCCGGCCGAGTCCGTGGCGAAGAGGATCGGTTCGTTGCCCGAATCGTTGATGGTCCAGT
Coding sequences within it:
- a CDS encoding helix-turn-helix domain-containing protein, which gives rise to MLLEPFGFTPTETKVYVTLLTAGPATGYGVARAAGLARANTYQALDGLVRRGAARRTATKPARFIAVPASTLIVELERASRRSLMELEAQLKQLALSGAVEDRPDPEAITDVSSLLIRAGHCITAAKEDVLVVLGPWASTLYPALERLAARHVTLRALALGAPAPRGAALRSVPEQELIAYWGGRPLLVVADHAASVCGTIGADGSALGLATRSAGVVPFLRHLLRRELASASGPA
- a CDS encoding alpha/beta fold hydrolase produces the protein MVFFGRLRRAVLVAGAVTVAGLATSSPVSEPLAPPHRAITVGSGSLRLRAVRAGAGPVVVLLHGFGESLLAWEGVFDRLSREADVVALDLPGFGSSSKPRTGYSTDSLASAVLRAMDTLDIRRAVLVGHSMGGAVAAAVTVAAPDRVRGLAMIDPAVVSAPWLRGAGATSERNRDLVRRGIAGYEAFRMRFAGAHDPAWLAESDSAMAYNPATDADYVTALQAVLREFDFFYISPDRARRLQLPIIILWGEYDLTVSVELGRALANALPTSEFHVVARSWHRPHVERPAEVAALIAGFLRRLPDLQSPGDH